The genome window AACTAACCAACTTGATCTCTAGGTAAAAGATAAACTTTTGATCTCCAACTTGTTTCATCTTTCTCTTCCTTCCTCAAATTCGATCAGCACGATTAAGGACGAAATCAATAttaattggaaaaattaattaaaaatcggtaaattttaaaatttaattgtaaaattcaatcTGAAAATATAAGGataaatatcaatcaaaataaaatatagtgagGAAGATATTTATACAGAAGAAAAACAAGAAGTTGAGTTAGATGAAGCCATGAAGCTGAAGCAAGAGATTAAGGATAATTAATTTCCCTGCTATATGGTGCATCCACGTTTTACTGAGATTTCTTTGCATATTTCCATCAACTTCATGTAAAAACGAAAAGGTTTCatcaatttaatctaaaactACGCCCCTACCATCTATATTTCAACAGATACATATTGACATACTAATTAGCTTATTTAGCATAGGAGATTTGCAAGGAAGTTGATATTTATTGACATACTAATTAATAACACACTAAAAATGAGAGTCAAGAAGCTTGATCAACAGGAGAAGGGAAGGGAAGAAAGAAACATAGTGACAGTGCTGTAGTCTCAAGTAGCACGACTACCTTCCTTTCCTCATAAACAAATTGCTGGCATATCTAAGAAGTTCTCCACTGCATCTCGATTTGAATCCGACCGTTCTTAGAGTCGATCAGATGATACCTTTCATTGATTCTTCTGTTATTCACAACATCAGCTAGGCTTATAGTAACATAACCCAAAGATTCCTGGTCATACATGTAAACAAGTATTATTATTCGAGTACACAaaacatgtatttatatttcaaaCAGACAATGAGAAAATAAGCCTGTTATGCACCTTGGGATGCAGTAGCCCTATCCTGGAGGATGTACTGAACGCTTCGATGTGAATTTTATCATTCGTGGGTGGTTCATCCACCATAAACTGAAATTCTTCTTCCCATCTCGGATCTCTGCTTTTCTTTACACGCTGTGTTGTCGAAATTCAAGCAGGCACAAATAAGATTCATAGTCAATAATGCATACTGAAAATTGCCAGTTTTAAATATCAACTACCAATGTTTGGTTACAATTTGAACATATATGCCCTGGCATGATACATCAAATATTTCCAAGATTTTAAATGGTTGCATCAACTGTTGCAGCCTGTGGGAATATGGAACTGCTATTAAAATGTAAGATGCATTGGCAGTTTGGAACCTTTCACACCATTTCCTTTTAGTGAGAAACCATTCTtgaggagaaaagaaagaatgaaagaaacaaTGCTCGAACAACTAATTTTACGACATAGATTAATGGCATACCTTGGTTTTTCTCTCCTCCCCTCTGAATAACAGTCGCACGTGTGGGTTTGTGTGGTACTTCCCTTCGATATCTTCAGCTTCATGCACAATAACTACAAGTAAACCTCCACCTGCAGGTGTTCCTTCTGGAGCCTTTTGTACCATAGTTGAGTCGTCAACGTCATTTGGCATCTCATCCTCCTTGAAAGGTTTGTAAAAGGCTTCCAAGACAAGCTGCCCTCGTGACTTCTCATTTTGTTGATCATTTGGATCCATATTTTTCAGCAGATCAAGAGTAAAAACTTTTGGCTCTTCAGGTGTAAGATCTTTCAATGGAACAACATTCATGCCCATCTTGTCATGTTTGCCAACCTGAATTGAAGTTAACATACAGCATGAGAAATACAGGAGGAACATGCACAGGCATGCATAGATACTTCAGCATGCAAAACACACAGAAATGTGCACAGGTCAAATGTTCGTCTTCACAAATAGGTGCCTCATTATTTCACATTGTTGCCAAATAGAAACGGTTAAGTTGGTTTCCTTAGTGGCAGCCTTGAAACTTACGATTAATCTAGAAAATACATCAAAATCATCATACCTGCTCCCAGTCATAGAGAATTATCTCCAGCGCTTGAGTGTTTGGATCTTTAACAACAAAACTAAATTCCTCATTCCATTCGGGGTTCAAGTTGCTTTGTTTTACAGTAGTCTTCTTGGCAGAGAGTTTTTCCTCTGTTAACTTTAGTTTTACGTAAGGATCGGATTTGCCTAGGAAATCTTTCTTTCTAAGCTTCATTGCCTTGACAACCTTCACATCAAGCATTCCAACAGGTTTCTTCATTGCTCTGTCAATTTGGAGAAACGTTAGAAGGTACTACACAAAGACTCATCAGTATTTTGCAAGTCAGCAGCAAACTGAAATACACTTACTGTGTAGGATCCATTATTGGCACTTGTAAGGCTTTAGGCCATAGGTACATATTTGCAACTTGATCTTTTATGAGCTCCTGGAGAGAAAGGTATATCCATATTAagcacaaaaagaaaaatgacgCATAATAGGATCAGATACGTGGAAAATAAATGTGGTGATTGTTAGCATACTAATTTGCCATAGAAATGCCATTTCCACTCCCCTTACTCTGATAAGTGAAGGGGAGATAGAGAGATGGGTGTACGTAACATTGGTCGAGCAGATAACCATTGGCTATGAGATTGATAACAGTGTTCTCCATCACAAAACCTGATCTATTACAAGAAGAAACAAGAAATAGAAGTATTACCTGGACAAACCTGTATAATCCAGGAATGGCCATAACATCTGCCCCGAGTAACTTAAGCCCAAAGTCAACATGTGGCTGCAGATTAAAATGGAAGATTAGGAAAAGAGAACAGAAAGATTGAGGCTAGAAACTAAGATCTCTATAGATAGATACTATCACTAAGACCAGCATGTAATATGTTTTCTCCTTAACATATTATGCTGAAACTGAATCATGAT of Gossypium raimondii isolate GPD5lz chromosome 3, ASM2569854v1, whole genome shotgun sequence contains these proteins:
- the LOC105793827 gene encoding synaptotagmin-2 isoform X2, with amino-acid sequence MKVYVTDEKEIIMEPSLKWAGNPNIIIAVKAFGLKATVQVVDLQVFAVPRITLKPLLSVFPCFANIYVSLMDKPHVDFGLKLLGADVMAIPGLYRFVQELIKDQVANMYLWPKALQVPIMDPTQAMKKPVGMLDVKVVKAMKLRKKDFLGKSDPYVKLKLTEEKLSAKKTTVKQSNLNPEWNEEFSFVVKDPNTQALEIILYDWEQVGKHDKMGMNVVPLKDLTPEEPKVFTLDLLKNMDPNDQQNEKSRGQLVLEAFYKPFKEDEMPNDVDDSTMVQKAPEGTPAGGGLLVVIVHEAEDIEGKYHTNPHVRLLFRGEERKTKRVKKSRDPRWEEEFQFMVDEPPTNDKIHIEAFSTSSRIGLLHPKESLGYVTISLADVVNNRRINERYHLIDSKNGRIQIEMQWRTS
- the LOC105793827 gene encoding synaptotagmin-2 isoform X1, translating into MGVLSSVMGVFGFGIGTSVGIVIGYYMFIYFLPTDVKDPKIRPLVEEDSKTLQQLLPEIPLWVKNPDFDRVDWLNKFIETMWPYLDTAICTTAKNIAKPIIDEQIPKYKIQSVEFETLTLGTLPPTFQGMKVYVTDEKEIIMEPSLKWAGNPNIIIAVKAFGLKATVQVVDLQVFAVPRITLKPLLSVFPCFANIYVSLMDKPHVDFGLKLLGADVMAIPGLYRFVQELIKDQVANMYLWPKALQVPIMDPTQAMKKPVGMLDVKVVKAMKLRKKDFLGKSDPYVKLKLTEEKLSAKKTTVKQSNLNPEWNEEFSFVVKDPNTQALEIILYDWEQVGKHDKMGMNVVPLKDLTPEEPKVFTLDLLKNMDPNDQQNEKSRGQLVLEAFYKPFKEDEMPNDVDDSTMVQKAPEGTPAGGGLLVVIVHEAEDIEGKYHTNPHVRLLFRGEERKTKRVKKSRDPRWEEEFQFMVDEPPTNDKIHIEAFSTSSRIGLLHPKESLGYVTISLADVVNNRRINERYHLIDSKNGRIQIEMQWRTS